Proteins from a genomic interval of Flammeovirgaceae bacterium SG7u.111:
- a CDS encoding M48 family metallopeptidase, producing the protein MKPKKYKRERVHFKGIHPSAWEHPADRAALNALQKVPGLDIAIKTFFGATTEKSLRLITLGSAVRVSKKQFPQIHEIYKEACKTLDFEKRPELYISQNPFFNAGAIGMDNPFIVVNSGLVDVMDDMEIMGVLGHELGHIKSGHVLYKTLLNFMVMISAFTLQIPLSGLAIAGIIAALKEWDRKSELSADRAALLTVQNPEVSVQMLMKMAGGRQLDQMDLGEFIAQAEEYNNSNTLLDNVYKFLNTVGLSHPMPVIRVLEVMNWVRNGDYEGILNGVYNKDASNDFKKDFSDASASYKEDFKSTFDPLFKDASDKAKDIFDGLFNKDREN; encoded by the coding sequence ATGAAACCGAAAAAATATAAAAGAGAAAGAGTCCATTTTAAAGGTATCCACCCTTCAGCATGGGAGCATCCAGCTGATCGTGCCGCGCTCAACGCTCTGCAAAAAGTACCTGGGCTAGACATCGCCATCAAAACCTTCTTTGGGGCAACAACCGAAAAATCCCTACGCCTTATTACCCTTGGCTCTGCTGTGAGGGTGTCTAAAAAGCAATTTCCCCAAATACACGAAATCTACAAGGAAGCCTGTAAAACCTTGGACTTTGAAAAAAGACCTGAACTTTATATTTCCCAAAATCCCTTCTTCAATGCTGGTGCTATAGGGATGGACAACCCATTCATTGTGGTCAACTCTGGCTTGGTAGATGTGATGGACGATATGGAAATAATGGGCGTATTAGGCCATGAGCTTGGGCATATCAAAAGTGGACATGTGCTGTACAAAACGTTATTGAACTTTATGGTGATGATCTCGGCCTTCACCTTGCAGATACCTCTGAGTGGGCTTGCAATTGCCGGGATAATTGCTGCGCTCAAGGAATGGGACAGGAAAAGCGAGCTTTCTGCCGATAGGGCTGCTTTGCTCACCGTCCAAAACCCAGAAGTATCCGTTCAGATGCTAATGAAAATGGCTGGAGGCAGGCAACTCGACCAAATGGATTTGGGAGAATTTATCGCCCAAGCAGAAGAGTACAACAACTCCAACACACTGCTAGACAACGTTTACAAATTCCTAAACACCGTTGGGCTTTCCCACCCCATGCCAGTGATCAGGGTACTGGAAGTGATGAACTGGGTAAGAAACGGCGATTACGAAGGCATACTCAATGGCGTTTACAACAAAGATGCTTCTAACGATTTCAAAAAGGATTTCTCCGATGCTTCTGCAAGCTACAAAGAGGACTTCAAAAGCACCTTCGATCCCCTGTTCAAAGATGCTTCCGACAAAGCCAAAGATATTTTTGATGGCTTGTTCAACAAAGATCGGGAGAATTAG
- a CDS encoding bifunctional GNAT family N-acetyltransferase/carbon-nitrogen hydrolase family protein yields the protein MQNIENVELQYLTLNDYQELKAAMIEAYKSMPNSYWKEEHIKSLIEKFPDGQVVIKVNNELAGCALSIIVDYKKFEGNHTYRDITGDYSFDTHNSEGDVLYGIDVFIKPEFRGLRLGRRLYDYRKELCEKLNLRSIAFGGRIPNYHKYANEITPKEYIEKVKRKEIHDPVFNFQISNDFHPSKILKGYLEGDKASNEFAVLLEWDNIYYEKQTEDAAITKKIIRLGLIQWQMRPYKNLEELMQQAEYFIDAVSGYRSDFALFPEFFNAPLMAENNHLSEPDAIRELAKHTESIVQRFSELAISYNINVITGSMPEIKDDLLYNVGYLCKRDGTMERYEKLHVTPDEEKVWGMQGGSELKTFDTDCGKIGILICYDSEFPELSRLLADEGMDILFIPFLTDTQNGYSRVRHCAQARAIENECYVAIAGSVGNLPKVHNMDIQFAQSMVFTPCDFPFPVNGIKAEATTNTEMILIADVDIDLLRELNQFGSVRNLRDRRKDIFELKKR from the coding sequence ATGCAAAATATAGAAAATGTTGAATTGCAGTACTTGACCCTGAACGATTATCAGGAGTTGAAAGCCGCCATGATAGAGGCGTATAAAAGTATGCCCAATTCTTACTGGAAAGAGGAGCATATTAAATCGCTTATTGAGAAGTTTCCCGACGGGCAGGTAGTGATAAAGGTGAACAACGAGCTGGCTGGCTGTGCCCTTTCTATCATTGTGGATTATAAAAAGTTTGAGGGCAACCATACTTACCGAGATATCACGGGGGATTATTCTTTTGACACGCACAACAGCGAGGGCGATGTGTTGTATGGCATTGATGTGTTCATCAAACCCGAGTTCAGGGGCTTAAGGCTAGGGCGCAGGCTCTACGATTACCGCAAGGAGCTTTGTGAAAAGTTGAACTTGCGGAGCATTGCGTTTGGTGGACGTATCCCGAACTACCACAAATATGCAAACGAGATTACCCCGAAAGAATACATTGAAAAGGTGAAGCGGAAAGAGATTCACGATCCTGTGTTCAACTTTCAGATATCCAATGATTTCCATCCTTCTAAAATCCTGAAAGGGTACTTGGAAGGTGATAAGGCATCGAACGAGTTTGCCGTGTTGCTGGAATGGGATAATATCTACTACGAGAAGCAAACAGAGGACGCTGCTATTACCAAAAAAATCATTCGCCTTGGGCTTATCCAATGGCAGATGCGCCCCTACAAGAACTTGGAGGAGTTGATGCAGCAAGCTGAGTATTTCATAGATGCGGTGTCGGGCTATCGTTCAGATTTCGCCCTATTTCCTGAGTTTTTCAATGCCCCATTGATGGCAGAAAATAACCACCTTTCCGAGCCAGATGCGATTCGGGAATTGGCGAAACATACCGAAAGTATTGTCCAACGATTTTCAGAGTTGGCCATCTCCTACAATATCAATGTGATCACAGGGAGTATGCCCGAGATAAAAGATGACCTTTTGTACAACGTAGGTTATTTGTGCAAGAGAGATGGTACTATGGAGCGCTATGAAAAGCTGCATGTTACGCCAGATGAAGAGAAAGTATGGGGTATGCAGGGCGGTTCAGAGCTGAAGACTTTTGATACAGATTGTGGGAAAATCGGCATCCTTATCTGCTACGATTCAGAGTTCCCTGAGCTAAGTAGGTTGCTAGCTGACGAAGGTATGGATATATTGTTTATCCCGTTCCTGACCGATACGCAAAATGGTTATTCGAGGGTGAGGCATTGTGCCCAAGCCAGGGCGATTGAAAATGAATGCTACGTGGCTATTGCAGGAAGCGTGGGCAACTTGCCCAAGGTGCATAACATGGATATCCAGTTTGCCCAGTCCATGGTGTTTACCCCTTGCGATTTTCCTTTCCCGGTAAATGGAATCAAAGCTGAGGCAACGACCAACACGGAAATGATCTTGATAGCCGATGTAGATATTGATCTGCTGCGCGAGCTGAACCAGTTTGGTAGTGTGCGCAACCTTAGGGATAGGAGAAAAGATATTTTTGAGCTGAAGAAACGATAA
- a CDS encoding family 16 glycosylhydrolase translates to MIMKSLFFYVCLIFSLNTYGQFNLIQDPGFESGSSSNLWGGSSVVNSNQYAGSYAAQLGDDTEWGGGYEVIITGLTANTTYKFSGFVKTSGGEGRIGVKNYGGSENFTSFSNTSYGEQSIVFTTGFVSTKATLFVYNPAGDAEYVFADDLFLQGIDYEYNLIWNDEFNLDGSVDTAKWSAERGFKRNNEAQYYLPDNLTQENGNLVISAVRDTVLNENYDPNSSDWKQNREVGYWTSGSIATFNKFKFLYGRVECRAKVTNLLGTWPAIWTVGEPDQVGCGDWPAGGEIDIMENYQNKILGNFAVAGSGRWNATWNSNAISVDELGIANFADDYHIWTLDWNENGMSIYVDDVLINTFDPNTKNNSAAYACPGSAPFKEVPQILWLNLALGGNSGGSTSALPDSTVYLVDYIRMYQKDSLAPVTPINLIDDSGFESGSSSYLWGGSTVVNSDQYAGTYAALLEDNSQWGGGYEATISGLSPNTTYDFSGFVKTSGGEGLLGVKNYGGSEIQVGFTNTEYIKQNLQFTTGQSSTSATLYVYNPVGGANLLYADNLELIASTTSNARAGQSLLRGERKPQSLLIYPNPATDILVFSLSSEIDGSATISLIDLEGSVIKEKRIELSKRGNQLEIDVSDLKKGFYMAELELNGSITTKRVVIE, encoded by the coding sequence ATGATTATGAAAAGCTTATTCTTTTATGTGTGTTTAATATTTTCACTAAACACTTATGGACAATTCAACCTAATTCAAGACCCAGGATTTGAATCTGGTAGTTCATCCAACCTGTGGGGAGGTTCTTCTGTGGTAAATTCAAACCAATATGCAGGGTCTTATGCAGCACAACTGGGAGATGATACCGAATGGGGAGGAGGCTATGAAGTTATCATAACTGGTTTAACAGCGAATACTACCTACAAATTCTCTGGGTTCGTAAAAACATCTGGAGGAGAAGGACGTATAGGGGTAAAGAATTATGGAGGGAGTGAAAATTTTACCAGTTTTTCTAATACTTCCTATGGGGAGCAAAGCATAGTATTTACAACTGGTTTTGTATCGACGAAAGCTACACTTTTTGTATACAACCCAGCTGGAGACGCAGAGTATGTATTTGCAGATGATTTGTTCCTTCAAGGAATTGATTATGAGTATAACTTGATTTGGAATGATGAATTTAACTTAGATGGTTCGGTAGATACTGCTAAGTGGTCTGCAGAAAGGGGGTTTAAGCGAAATAATGAGGCACAGTATTATCTGCCTGATAATTTAACTCAAGAGAATGGTAACTTGGTAATTTCTGCTGTGCGTGACACGGTTCTTAACGAGAACTATGATCCTAATTCTTCTGATTGGAAACAAAACAGAGAAGTTGGGTATTGGACATCGGGTAGCATAGCTACATTCAATAAGTTTAAGTTTCTGTACGGAAGGGTTGAGTGTAGGGCTAAAGTGACAAATCTTTTAGGTACTTGGCCAGCTATTTGGACGGTAGGTGAACCCGATCAAGTAGGCTGTGGGGACTGGCCTGCAGGAGGCGAGATTGATATTATGGAAAATTATCAAAATAAAATATTAGGTAATTTTGCAGTAGCGGGTTCTGGTAGATGGAATGCTACATGGAATTCCAATGCCATTAGTGTAGATGAACTAGGCATTGCAAATTTTGCCGACGATTATCATATTTGGACACTTGACTGGAATGAGAATGGGATGTCAATCTATGTGGATGATGTATTGATTAATACATTTGACCCAAATACAAAAAACAACAGTGCTGCCTATGCTTGCCCAGGGTCTGCGCCTTTTAAAGAAGTTCCACAAATACTGTGGCTAAACCTTGCGCTTGGAGGAAATTCTGGTGGTAGTACTTCCGCACTACCAGATAGTACTGTTTATTTGGTGGATTATATTAGGATGTATCAAAAAGATTCATTAGCTCCAGTAACACCAATCAACCTGATTGATGACTCAGGTTTTGAGTCTGGCTCTTCATCGTATTTATGGGGCGGATCAACTGTGGTAAACTCGGATCAATATGCTGGAACTTATGCAGCCCTTCTTGAAGATAATTCACAGTGGGGAGGTGGTTATGAAGCAACTATTTCAGGGTTATCGCCCAATACTACGTATGATTTTTCTGGATTTGTAAAAACATCTGGAGGAGAAGGGCTACTAGGAGTGAAAAACTACGGAGGAAGTGAGATACAAGTTGGCTTTACCAATACAGAATATATAAAACAAAACCTCCAATTTACCACAGGTCAGAGTAGCACATCGGCAACTCTTTATGTTTATAACCCTGTAGGAGGTGCCAATCTCCTTTATGCAGATAACTTAGAATTAATTGCGTCAACTACTTCTAATGCGAGGGCAGGACAAAGTTTATTGAGAGGAGAAAGGAAGCCCCAGTCTTTATTGATATACCCTAATCCTGCTACAGATATTCTGGTATTTAGTTTGAGTTCTGAAATTGATGGAAGTGCTACCATTTCCCTGATAGATTTGGAAGGTTCAGTTATAAAGGAAAAAAGAATTGAGTTATCCAAAAGGGGGAATCAACTAGAAATTGATGTTTCTGACTTGAAAAAAGGCTTTTACATGGCAGAACTTGAGTTAAACGGCTCTATAACGACTAAAAGAGTTGTCATAGAATAG